The DNA window CACTACAGGTACGGCCAGCCCACGCTGCAGGCGATCAGGTCGTACAAAGCCGCAAAGCCGCGAACGGCCAGCAGGTACAAAGCGACCGCCAGCGGAAACATGACCCCCAGCGTCATCACTGCCTCGTATTCCACCACGCCCCGACGGGAGCCGTAAGCCGCCCGACCGGACAGCGCGGGCTGCTGTTGATAACGTCTTCTGATCATAGCCATACGATCTCCGCCAGCACGGAAACTTGCGCCAGCACCGAGCCGGCCGAGAAATAAGCGCCAACAGGAATCGGACGCCGCAACAAAGCATCGGCCTGCAGTTGCGGCCGCACCACCAGCATCGGAACCAGGGCATAGCCGATCCGCAACACGGCAAAACGGACCAGCCGGAATAGTCCCACGTGCCATAACAGCAGACCCAGACTGGCCAGGCCCGCCAGGAGGTAACCCAAACAGATCGCCAGCACGCCTGTTCGCCATCCCAGGAAGGCGCCCATCACCGTCGCCATTTTGATATCCCCGCCTCCACAACGCGCCAGCATGCTGATGAACGTCATCAGCCCAAACAGGCAACCGGCTCCCAGCAAGCTGGCCGCCAGGCCGATCGTGCCCCAGGCGACCGGTCCCACCACTTCGCCCAGCAGGTCCGCCGTCAGCGCGGCCGCAGCTTCCTCCGTCCCCAGGGAAGGGGAACCGTATGCGGCCTGCAGCGAACCGCCAACATTGAGCAACAGGGCCCAGCCCAGCGCCGGATACGTCGCCCAGTTAAACACCTTATGCCAGACGCTGTCGGTCCACAAACAAACCAGCAAGAACACGGCAAAC is part of the Lignipirellula cremea genome and encodes:
- a CDS encoding A24 family peptidase produces the protein MPTPADLPLPAPAFWPAESRRKAWLIALCAPLLTVPLGAGLLWNVLPYPWGTATGLTFAVFLLVCLWTDSVWHKVFNWATYPALGWALLLNVGGSLQAAYGSPSLGTEEAAAALTADLLGEVVGPVAWGTIGLAASLLGAGCLFGLMTFISMLARCGGGDIKMATVMGAFLGWRTGVLAICLGYLLAGLASLGLLLWHVGLFRLVRFAVLRIGYALVPMLVVRPQLQADALLRRPIPVGAYFSAGSVLAQVSVLAEIVWL